A window of the Acidovorax sp. YS12 genome harbors these coding sequences:
- the lolA gene encoding outer membrane lipoprotein chaperone LolA: protein MRKITFFFIAACAFPAWADGLKSLENFMKTAHSGRAAFTQAVTAPPKDGQAARTKQSSGHFAFQRPGRFKFVYDKPFAQTIVADGKTLWLYDVDLNQVTQRAQDKALGATPAALLASAPDLAALRADFTLESAPEEGGLQWVLATPKAQEGQLRSVRVGFDGEALAVLDIVDSFGQRSLIRFTGMQLNPALPAGAFTFKPPAGADVLQQ, encoded by the coding sequence ATGCGGAAAATTACTTTCTTTTTCATAGCTGCCTGCGCTTTCCCCGCCTGGGCCGACGGCCTGAAAAGCCTGGAAAACTTCATGAAGACCGCGCACAGCGGCCGCGCCGCCTTCACCCAGGCGGTGACGGCGCCGCCGAAGGACGGGCAGGCGGCGCGCACCAAACAGTCGAGCGGCCACTTCGCGTTCCAGCGCCCCGGCCGCTTCAAGTTCGTCTACGACAAGCCGTTCGCGCAGACCATCGTGGCCGACGGCAAGACGCTCTGGCTCTACGACGTCGACCTGAACCAGGTCACGCAGCGCGCGCAGGACAAGGCGCTGGGCGCCACGCCCGCCGCGCTGCTCGCCTCCGCGCCCGACCTCGCCGCGCTGCGCGCCGATTTCACGCTGGAATCGGCGCCCGAGGAGGGCGGCCTGCAATGGGTGCTTGCCACCCCGAAGGCCCAGGAAGGCCAGCTCAGGAGCGTGCGCGTCGGCTTCGACGGCGAGGCGCTCGCGGTGCTGGACATCGTGGACAGCTTCGGCCAGCGCTCGCTGATCCGCTTCACCGGCATGCAGCTCAACCCGGCGCTGCCTGCGGGCGCGTTCACCTTCAAGCCGCCTGCGGGGGCGGACGTGCTGCAGCAGTAG
- a CDS encoding response regulator transcription factor, which translates to MKKVLLVDDLPDALAIVQAAVQAAFPSAQCTLARGAHEALRLVEAQPFDLALVDLELGDGHGRDVIARLAQRQPGCAIVVSTIHDDDENLFQALQTGAQGYLLKDHPIPWLATQLQGIAQGQPPLSPAIARRLLRHFQAPRVPQAQVQAQEGLSQREREVLGLLAQGVRIADIGQVLGISRHTVGDHVKAIYRKLGISSRAEAALQARGMGLA; encoded by the coding sequence ATGAAAAAAGTCCTGCTCGTCGATGACCTGCCCGATGCCCTGGCTATCGTGCAGGCTGCGGTACAGGCGGCCTTCCCCAGCGCGCAGTGCACGCTGGCGCGCGGGGCGCACGAGGCGCTGCGGCTGGTCGAGGCGCAGCCGTTCGACCTGGCGCTGGTCGATCTGGAGCTCGGCGACGGCCACGGCCGCGACGTGATCGCCCGCCTCGCCCAGCGCCAGCCCGGCTGCGCCATCGTCGTCTCCACCATCCACGACGACGACGAAAACCTTTTCCAGGCGCTGCAGACCGGCGCCCAGGGCTATCTGCTCAAGGACCACCCGATCCCCTGGCTCGCCACGCAGTTGCAGGGCATCGCGCAGGGCCAGCCGCCGCTGTCGCCGGCCATCGCGCGGCGGCTGCTGCGCCACTTCCAGGCGCCGCGCGTGCCGCAGGCGCAGGTGCAGGCACAGGAGGGGCTGAGCCAGCGCGAACGCGAGGTGCTGGGCCTGCTGGCCCAGGGCGTGCGCATCGCCGACATTGGCCAGGTCCTGGGCATCTCGCGCCACACCGTGGGCGACCACGTGAAGGCCATCTACCGCAAGCTGGGCATCAGCAGCCGCGCCGAGGCGGCGCTGCAGGCGCGCGGCATGGGGCTCGCGTAG
- a CDS encoding DUF3592 domain-containing protein — protein sequence MPDTFALPSLALAAVPLLLLLLGLLAMLLPDAALRGLAGARDPVAVAMLPLSAGLALLGLLLLALNAADGVRAQQAWQWQPVPARVVHSGLVQTLQPRAASPGWRPDVRYAYRHGTQDYTGQRVAFHPLTSSDRAATAAWLQRSYPAGAQVTAYVNPADPAQSVLERGGAVWAWWMAAVGLVLAGAGLWLLRAALRTDGTGGTARPARRRKRRRRQG from the coding sequence ATGCCTGACACTTTCGCCCTCCCGTCCCTGGCGCTGGCGGCTGTGCCGCTGTTGCTGCTCCTGCTCGGCCTGCTGGCCATGCTGCTGCCCGATGCCGCGCTGCGCGGCCTGGCGGGCGCGCGCGACCCCGTGGCCGTGGCCATGCTGCCGCTGTCCGCGGGCCTGGCGCTGCTGGGCCTGCTGCTGCTGGCGCTCAACGCCGCCGACGGCGTGCGCGCGCAGCAGGCATGGCAATGGCAGCCGGTGCCCGCGCGCGTCGTGCACAGCGGCCTGGTGCAGACCCTGCAGCCGCGCGCCGCCAGCCCGGGCTGGCGGCCCGACGTGCGCTACGCCTACCGCCATGGCACGCAGGACTACACCGGCCAGCGCGTCGCCTTCCATCCGCTGACCAGCAGCGACCGCGCCGCCACCGCCGCCTGGCTGCAGCGCAGCTACCCGGCGGGTGCGCAGGTGACCGCCTACGTCAACCCGGCCGACCCCGCGCAGTCCGTGCTCGAACGCGGCGGCGCAGTCTGGGCCTGGTGGATGGCCGCCGTAGGGCTGGTGCTGGCGGGCGCCGGGCTGTGGCTGCTGCGCGCCGCATTGCGCACGGATGGCACCGGCGGCACCGCGCGGCCCGCCCGCAGGCGCAAGCGTCGGCGTCGGCAGGGGTGA
- a CDS encoding histidine kinase, giving the protein MTPSSHRPPSLWLSAALGYCLAAIALAVALALHMPWLGLRLAAGPDGGVAVERSQSAAIPAGARLLGIAAPGQPMRALAAEDLMEEPDMLESFARMDGFFARQSQFAAVLRGPQVALWWQAGPDGAPQSALATPRERPVSNLPLLFWFQLAVSTAGCLIACWVWVLRPHDWGARMFGITGLSFPLFAMPAAVYSGRELALPGDTFLALSHLNHFGAALFGAALVAIFLVHPRPLRAAARPAWLAAPFALFGLWWWADVRRWVPGPDEGMRLLVMTEMLLAIALALVQWRRSKGDALGRASLRWLSLSLLVGSGLFITLIVATAVLGWLPPMPQGYAFGFFLFIYVGIALGLRRYRLFDLDEWAWRMLLWVGGTVAVVGVDALLIVLLDWSAGLALGASLWICGALYFPARQWLWQRLAHRPAMRVHELMPDVVRIAFQPSRPTQETLWDDLLRRLYDPLHLEASGFQGPQAALDGTGLALQVPACGGIAARCLRYPARGQRLFSSKDATFMDALCQLMEQAQAGRSAYERGASEERRRIARDMHDDVGARLLMLIHRAGSPELVELARAAMQDLRTALHVMDAHDMPLADAAADWRAEAGARCEAARVALAWTAELPTEGEAPALGSRQKAVVERALREGLTNALRHARPREVEVALRLAPGGVLHLAVRNDGAIGDPARWPEGRGLRGMRQRLQAWGGEVRTAATAQGQAELAVRLPLEAQEIA; this is encoded by the coding sequence ATGACGCCTTCCTCGCACCGCCCGCCCTCGCTCTGGCTGTCCGCCGCGCTCGGGTACTGCCTGGCCGCCATCGCGCTGGCCGTGGCGCTGGCCCTGCACATGCCATGGCTGGGGCTGCGGCTGGCGGCCGGGCCGGATGGCGGCGTCGCCGTGGAGCGCAGCCAGTCCGCCGCGATTCCCGCCGGCGCGCGCCTGCTGGGCATTGCCGCGCCGGGGCAGCCGATGCGGGCGCTGGCCGCCGAGGACCTGATGGAAGAGCCCGACATGCTGGAGAGCTTCGCGCGCATGGACGGCTTTTTCGCCCGGCAAAGCCAGTTCGCCGCCGTGCTGCGCGGCCCGCAGGTAGCGCTGTGGTGGCAGGCCGGACCGGACGGCGCGCCGCAAAGCGCCCTGGCCACGCCGCGCGAGCGGCCCGTGAGCAACCTGCCGCTGCTGTTCTGGTTCCAGCTCGCCGTCTCCACCGCCGGCTGCCTGATCGCCTGCTGGGTCTGGGTGCTGCGCCCGCACGACTGGGGCGCACGCATGTTCGGCATCACCGGGCTGTCGTTTCCCCTGTTCGCCATGCCCGCAGCCGTCTACAGCGGGCGCGAGCTGGCGCTGCCCGGCGATACGTTCCTGGCGCTGAGCCACCTGAACCACTTCGGCGCAGCGCTCTTCGGCGCGGCGCTGGTGGCCATCTTCCTGGTGCACCCGCGCCCCCTGCGCGCCGCCGCGCGCCCGGCCTGGCTGGCGGCGCCGTTCGCGCTGTTCGGGCTGTGGTGGTGGGCCGACGTGCGCCGCTGGGTGCCCGGCCCCGACGAGGGCATGCGCCTGCTGGTGATGACCGAGATGCTGCTGGCCATCGCCCTGGCCCTGGTGCAGTGGCGGCGCAGCAAGGGCGACGCGCTCGGCCGCGCGTCGCTGCGCTGGCTCAGCCTGTCGCTGCTGGTGGGCAGCGGGCTGTTCATCACGCTCATCGTCGCCACGGCGGTGCTGGGCTGGCTGCCGCCCATGCCCCAGGGCTACGCCTTCGGCTTCTTCCTGTTCATCTACGTGGGCATCGCGCTCGGCCTGCGGCGCTACCGGCTGTTCGACCTGGACGAATGGGCCTGGCGCATGCTGCTGTGGGTCGGCGGCACGGTGGCCGTGGTGGGGGTGGACGCGCTGCTCATCGTGCTGCTGGACTGGTCGGCGGGCCTGGCGCTGGGCGCGTCGCTGTGGATCTGCGGGGCGCTGTACTTTCCCGCGCGGCAGTGGCTGTGGCAGCGCCTGGCGCACCGCCCGGCGATGCGCGTGCACGAGCTGATGCCCGACGTGGTGCGCATCGCCTTCCAGCCCTCGCGCCCGACGCAGGAAACGCTGTGGGACGACCTGCTGCGCCGCCTCTACGACCCGCTGCACCTGGAGGCCAGCGGGTTCCAGGGCCCGCAGGCGGCGCTGGATGGCACCGGCCTGGCGCTGCAGGTGCCGGCCTGCGGCGGCATCGCCGCGCGCTGCCTGCGCTACCCGGCGCGCGGGCAGCGGCTGTTTTCGAGCAAGGACGCCACCTTCATGGACGCGCTGTGCCAGCTCATGGAGCAGGCCCAGGCCGGCCGCAGCGCCTACGAGCGCGGCGCCAGCGAGGAGCGCCGCCGCATCGCGCGCGACATGCACGACGACGTGGGCGCGCGCCTGCTCATGCTGATCCACCGCGCCGGCTCGCCCGAGCTGGTGGAGCTGGCGCGCGCCGCCATGCAGGACCTGCGCACCGCCCTGCACGTGATGGACGCGCACGACATGCCGCTGGCCGACGCTGCCGCCGACTGGCGCGCCGAGGCCGGGGCGCGCTGCGAGGCGGCGCGCGTGGCGCTGGCCTGGACGGCGGAGCTGCCCACCGAGGGCGAGGCGCCCGCGCTCGGCTCGCGCCAGAAGGCCGTGGTCGAGCGCGCGCTGCGCGAGGGGCTGACCAACGCGCTGCGCCACGCCCGGCCCCGGGAGGTGGAGGTGGCCCTGCGCCTGGCGCCAGGCGGCGTGCTGCACCTGGCGGTGCGCAACGACGGCGCGATCGGCGACCCCGCGCGCTGGCCCGAGGGGCGCGGGCTGCGCGGCATGCGCCAGCGGCTGCAGGCCTGGGGCGGCGAGGTGCGCACCGCGGCCACGGCGCAGGGCCAGGCCGAGCTGGCGGTGCGCCTGCCGCTGGAGGCGCAGGAAATCGCATGA